The Dehalococcoidia bacterium sequence CACAGGCTTCATACCCGAGGCGTTCCGCCCGGCGATCGGTCGCCTTGCGGACGCGGATGGACTCGTGAAAAGAGAGGAAGAGCGATGGTGAACGGTGACACGAACAGGGCAGAAACCGGCGACAGTGTCGCGTGGTCGCGCGCGATGCCCGTCGAGGGCGAGATCGCGCGAATCCTCGACCGCGCGTTGGATGGCGAAGATATCAACGTCGACGAAGCGACGGCGCTTTTCGGGGCACAGGGCGCGTCGCTCAACGCCGTGATCCTGACGGCTGATGAGCTGCGGCGACGCACCGTCGGTGATGTCGTGACGTACGTGATCAACCGCAACATCAACTTCACGAACGTCTGCATCAAGCACTGCGGATTCTGCGCGTTCAGCCGCGACCACCGCACCGAAGAGGGCTACTTCCTTCCGATGCACGAGGTGATTCGGCGCGCGCGCGAGGCGTATGACCTGGGGGCGCGTGAGATCTGCGTGCAGGCGGGGTTGCCGCCGAAGATGGACGGCTACTACTACGTCGAGCTGACGAAGGCGATCAAGGCCGAGATGCCCGACATGCACATCCACGGCTTCTCGCCCGAAGAAGTGCTCTACGGCTCGATACGCGCCCGCTGTTCGATCGAGGAGTATCTCGTCGCGCTCAAGAACGCCGGCGTCGGCAGCCTGCCCGGAACCTCGGCCGAGATCCTAGACCAGGATGTGCGCGACAAGATCGCGCCCGGGCGTATCACGAAAGATCAGTGGATCGACGTCGTGACGACAGCGCACCGGGCGGGCATCCCGACGACCTCGACGATTATGTACGGCCACATCGAGACGCTGCGGCAGCGCGCCGCGCACATCGTGCTGCTCCGGGACATCCAGCAGGAGACCGGAGGGTTCACGGAGTTCGTGCCGCTGAGCTTCGTGCACAGCGAAGCGCCGATGTACGAGAAGCAACTCATCGAGGGCATCGCGCCCGGCGCGACGGGCGCCGAAGTGATGAAGATGTACGCCGTGTCGCGCATCGTGCTGAACAACTGGATCCCGAACCTGCAGGCATCGTGGGTGAAGGAAGGACCGAAGCTCGCGCAGATGGCACTCAACGCCGGATGCAATGACTTCATGGGCAC is a genomic window containing:
- the cofH gene encoding 5-amino-6-(D-ribitylamino)uracil--L-tyrosine 4-hydroxyphenyl transferase CofH gives rise to the protein MPVEGEIARILDRALDGEDINVDEATALFGAQGASLNAVILTADELRRRTVGDVVTYVINRNINFTNVCIKHCGFCAFSRDHRTEEGYFLPMHEVIRRAREAYDLGAREICVQAGLPPKMDGYYYVELTKAIKAEMPDMHIHGFSPEEVLYGSIRARCSIEEYLVALKNAGVGSLPGTSAEILDQDVRDKIAPGRITKDQWIDVVTTAHRAGIPTTSTIMYGHIETLRQRAAHIVLLRDIQQETGGFTEFVPLSFVHSEAPMYEKQLIEGIAPGATGAEVMKMYAVSRIVLNNWIPNLQASWVKEGPKLAQMALNAGCNDFMGTLINESISTSAGAIYGQRMAPREMRDVIRDIGRIPAERNTLYGIVREFGSAPDDHYDPLDHVIGEGDARFGSYVQLVESTDFKFADHYRPAQPAAAPR